GCTCTGCCAATACGCCTACATGACCTCCATCTCCTATTCCAACGCCGCCACCACCACGGTGCTCCAGAACCTGAGCCTGGTGATCATCATGGTGCTCTCCTGCCTGCAGTCGCGGCGCCGGCCGGACCGCCGGCAGGTGCTGGCCCTAACTCTGGCCGGGGCTGGAACCTATCTGGTGGCCACCGGCGGCGACCCCCGGCACATGGTGCTCTCCCGCCAGGGGCTCATCTGGGGCCTGCTCACCGCCGCCTCGGTGGCGGCCTACACCCTGATTCCCTCCCGGATCCTGCCCAAGTGGGGCAAAGAGGTGATCTCCGGCTACGGCATGCTCATCGGCGGCGCGGTGCTGTGCCTTCTTGCCCGGCCCTGGCGGCTCTATGTCCCCATTCCCATTCAGGGTTAGCTGGCCGTGGCCGCCGTGATCGTGGTGGGCACCATCTTGTCCTTCTCCCTGTTCATGCAGGGGATCGGGGACATCGGGCCCGTCCGCTCGGCTATGCTGGCCACCACCGAGCCGGTCAGCGCCACCCTCTTTTCCTTCCTCTTTCTGAGAACCCGGTTTTCCGCCACGGACCTCATGGGCTTTGCCTGCATCATCGCCATGATTCTGGTCCTGTCGAAGACCAATGAAGAAAAAACGCCTGCGGCATAAGCCGCAGGCGTTCTCTTTTCTTCTCACAGGGCGCGGAACCACTCGGGGCGCAGCCTGGATGCATCCGACATAGCCCGGCGGATTTCCGTCAGCATGGCCTCTTTATCCTGATTCAGCGTTCCCCGCAGCATCAGATAATTGGAGGCGTGGTTCATCCGGAACACACTGCCTGGACTGTCCAGATGTTCCACCAGCAGCTTCGTCTCCTTAAGGACCTGCTCCGTGGTCAGCAGATGGAAGCTGCCTTCATTTACCCACTGCTGAAGAGGAGTCCCCTCCTCCACCATAAGCGTCAAAAGGCCGATATACTCCGGATTCATGGCGCTGAGCGCCTTTGCCGTCTCCACCGCGTGAGACTCCAAAAGCTCCGGGCCGCCCAGGCCAGAGATGGCCGTCACCGAGAGCGCAATGCCGCAGCGGCGCACCTTCTTCCCCGCCTCGATGATCTCCGCGGCGGTATGGCCCTTGCACATCCTGGTCAGCACCTGGTCGCTGCCGGATTCCAGTCCCATATAGACCATGGCCAGCCCCTTCCGGCGCAGCGTGGCCAGCTCCTCCTCCGTGCGGATTTGAATGCTGGAGGGAGAGGCGTAGCAGGTGACCCGTTCGCACTCCGGAAAGAGCTCCGCGATCCGGTCCAAAATAGCCTCCATGTCCGCGGCCCGGCGCACCAGCGCGTCTCCGTCGGCCAGAAAAATCCGCTTGACCTCCCGGTAGGAGCTGCGGGCCATGTCGAAGTCCTCCAGGACCTCCTTTAAAGGCCGCAGGGCAAAGCGCTTTTCCCGGTACATGTCGCAGAAGGCGCAGGTGTTGTGGCTGCATCCATAGGTGACCTGGACGATGAGGCTGTAGGCCTCGGAGGGCGGCCGGAAAACTTTACCGTAATAGCGCATGCCTATGCCATCAGCTTTTCCAGCGTGGCCATGCGCAGGCACACACAGAACACCTCAAGGGCCTGCTCCAGCTCGGAAACCGGGGGCAGGGAGGGCGC
This window of the Dysosmobacter acutus genome carries:
- a CDS encoding EamA family transporter is translated as MAAVIVVGTILSFSLFMQGIGDIGPVRSAMLATTEPVSATLFSFLFLRTRFSATDLMGFACIIAMILVLSKTNEEKTPAA
- a CDS encoding radical SAM protein, whose translation is MRYYGKVFRPPSEAYSLIVQVTYGCSHNTCAFCDMYREKRFALRPLKEVLEDFDMARSSYREVKRIFLADGDALVRRAADMEAILDRIAELFPECERVTCYASPSSIQIRTEEELATLRRKGLAMVYMGLESGSDQVLTRMCKGHTAAEIIEAGKKVRRCGIALSVTAISGLGGPELLESHAVETAKALSAMNPEYIGLLTLMVEEGTPLQQWVNEGSFHLLTTEQVLKETKLLVEHLDSPGSVFRMNHASNYLMLRGTLNQDKEAMLTEIRRAMSDASRLRPEWFRAL
- a CDS encoding DMT family transporter codes for the protein MNKLDRVARGILCTTLGGVCWGISGTCGQYLFSTYHVSSQWFTTVRLLISGLCFLLLTLKRNRPALTGIWRDRRDVLQLIVYGVFGLMLCQYAYMTSISYSNAATTTVLQNLSLVIIMVLSCLQSRRRPDRRQVLALTLAGAGTYLVATGGDPRHMVLSRQGLIWGLLTAASVAAYTLIPSRILPKWGKEVISGYGMLIGGAVLCLLARPWRLYVPIPIQG